A part of Paenibacillus sp. sptzw28 genomic DNA contains:
- a CDS encoding LysR family transcriptional regulator, which yields MDSRKLKYFMETALAGSFTRAAEQLMVAQPAISKSIQKLEEELQLTLFDRSERTVTLTPEGRVLLRHARFILGAIEEASKEMEELRGLERGEIRIGLPSMFGSFYFPQIIKEFKKMYPALHISVVEEGTLQVCKLIERKVVDLGIITADEAGPEIDFIPVLKEEMVACFPKEHPLADRTSVSLGEMLCEPLILFKEGYYQRKLILEASREANITPNITFSTNQLSLIRSLVAEGIGSTLFLRMVASSDPLIKPVSLDPPIFLHMGAGINRNTYLSKASQTFLQYLKHRMSRL from the coding sequence ATGGACAGCCGAAAGCTGAAGTATTTTATGGAGACGGCATTGGCAGGCAGCTTTACCCGTGCCGCCGAACAATTAATGGTGGCGCAGCCGGCCATCAGCAAATCGATTCAGAAGCTGGAGGAGGAGCTGCAGCTTACCCTATTCGACCGGTCCGAGAGAACGGTCACTTTAACACCGGAAGGCAGAGTGCTGCTGAGGCACGCACGCTTCATTCTCGGCGCGATTGAAGAAGCGAGCAAGGAAATGGAAGAGCTGCGCGGACTAGAGCGAGGCGAAATACGCATTGGCCTGCCTTCCATGTTCGGGAGCTTTTATTTTCCGCAAATTATAAAGGAATTCAAAAAAATGTATCCAGCCCTGCACATTAGCGTGGTGGAGGAAGGGACGCTGCAGGTCTGCAAGCTGATTGAACGCAAAGTGGTGGATTTGGGGATCATTACCGCTGATGAGGCGGGTCCGGAGATTGATTTCATTCCGGTGCTCAAGGAGGAGATGGTTGCCTGCTTTCCGAAGGAGCATCCCCTGGCAGACAGAACATCCGTATCGCTCGGGGAGATGCTGTGTGAGCCCTTGATTTTGTTTAAAGAAGGCTATTATCAGCGCAAGCTGATTCTGGAAGCGAGCCGTGAGGCAAATATCACGCCTAATATTACGTTCTCCACGAACCAGCTCAGTCTTATCCGCTCCCTTGTCGCGGAAGGAATAGGCAGCACGCTGTTCTTGCGTATGGTTGCCTCCTCCGATCCGCTGATTAAGCCGGTTTCCCTCGATCCGCCGATCTTTTTGCATATGGGGGCGGGAATAAACCGGAACACCTATTTATCCAAGGCCAGCCAGACATTTCTGCAGTATTTGAAACACCGCATGAGCAGGCTGTAA
- a CDS encoding MFS transporter produces MIQYGTGSYWRATISLSMASLFVFAMVYLTQPLLPLFTKQFHVSETVSSLSLSVVVFSISASLLFYGPVSDALGRKIIMVWAILGAAVCTILLSFAPNFTWIITLRALQGVFLAGLPSIAMAYMSEEFASSALGISIGIYISANSLGGMSGRIVSGILADLWSWRTAFLVIGIASALFWLCFTVMLPKSRHFEPRPLRFGEALLAMKRHIRNPLMRYAFLIGGINFSVFIGGFNYLTFRLSGAPFNLPASLLGLLFLAYFGGTVGSTVSGRFAESSGKPAAMLIGIALLGGGVLLTLAPALWLIMAGLFIQCFGFFFAHSASAGWVNANAAFARASAASLYLCSYYLGGSLGSLYLGLFWSALGWPGVVLGSVMALAVTALFSVRLRNSDGSVTFAQGR; encoded by the coding sequence ATGATACAATACGGTACGGGATCTTACTGGAGGGCGACGATATCACTTAGCATGGCTTCGTTATTTGTATTTGCGATGGTCTACCTGACGCAGCCGCTGCTTCCTTTGTTTACCAAGCAATTCCACGTAAGCGAGACGGTCTCGAGCTTGTCGTTATCCGTCGTAGTCTTCAGCATAAGCGCCTCATTACTGTTCTACGGCCCCGTATCCGACGCTCTTGGCCGTAAGATTATTATGGTTTGGGCCATACTGGGGGCGGCTGTCTGTACCATACTTCTCTCCTTTGCCCCCAATTTCACCTGGATCATCACTCTACGGGCGCTTCAGGGAGTATTTCTCGCAGGTTTGCCTTCAATCGCGATGGCATATATGAGCGAAGAATTTGCTTCAAGCGCTCTTGGGATTTCTATAGGCATCTACATCAGCGCGAACAGCCTTGGCGGTATGTCCGGCCGAATCGTCAGCGGCATATTGGCCGACTTATGGAGTTGGCGGACCGCTTTCCTTGTTATCGGCATAGCGAGCGCTCTGTTTTGGCTCTGTTTTACAGTGATGCTTCCGAAATCACGGCATTTTGAGCCTAGGCCTCTCCGCTTTGGGGAAGCGCTTCTGGCGATGAAGCGGCACATCCGCAATCCTTTGATGCGGTATGCTTTTCTTATCGGCGGCATTAATTTTTCCGTGTTCATCGGCGGGTTCAATTACTTGACTTTCAGGCTGAGCGGTGCTCCCTTTAATCTACCCGCCTCGCTGCTTGGCCTGCTTTTTCTGGCATACTTCGGAGGGACAGTCGGTTCAACCGTCAGCGGCCGGTTTGCGGAAAGCAGCGGTAAACCGGCCGCCATGCTGATAGGAATCGCGTTATTGGGAGGAGGTGTGCTGCTGACGCTTGCACCTGCATTGTGGCTCATTATGGCCGGCCTTTTCATACAATGCTTCGGTTTTTTCTTCGCTCATTCCGCGTCTGCCGGGTGGGTCAATGCCAACGCTGCGTTTGCGCGGGCAAGCGCTGCGAGCCTGTATCTGTGCTCTTATTATTTGGGGGGAAGTCTCGGAAGCCTGTACCTGGGGCTGTTCTGGTCCGCGCTTGGCTGGCCCGGCGTGGTTCTGGGGTCGGTTATGGCGCTGGCGGTAACGGCTTTGTTCTCAGTGCGGCTGAGAAACTCGGATGGCAGCGTTACATTTGCTCAAGGCCGATAA